The following coding sequences lie in one Capsicum annuum cultivar UCD-10X-F1 chromosome 5, UCD10Xv1.1, whole genome shotgun sequence genomic window:
- the LOC107871271 gene encoding 26S proteasome non-ATPase regulatory subunit 1 homolog A: protein MATTVSSAGGILAMLNENHPQLKLHALSNLNAFVDYFWPEISTSVALIESLYEDEEFDQRQLAALVASKVFYHLGEHNDSLSYALGAGTLFDVNEDSDYVHTVLAKALDEYASHRNRAAESNDEAANVDPRLEAIVERMLEKCIVDRKCQQAIGMAIECRRLDKVAEAIVRSDNVDATLAYCSNVSHNFVSRRVYRSEVLRLLVEVYEGTPSPNYLSMCQWLMFLDKPEDVARILEKLLRSENKDDALLAFQIAFDLVENEHQAFLLNVRDRLSSPDLQPSELAEPNTAQTGDTAAAEDVPMAEENQPLIERRVDPKEAMYAERLGKIKGILSGETSIKLTLQFLYSHNKSDLLILKTIKQSVEMRNSVCHSATIYANAIMHAGTTVDTFLRENLDWLSRATNWAKFSATAGLGVIHCGHLQQGRSLMAPYLPQGGAGGGGSPYSEGGALYALGLIHANHGEGIKQFLRDSLRSTNVEVIQHGACLGLGLAALGTADEDIYDDIKTVLYTDSAVAGEAAGIGMGLLMVGTGSEKAGEMLAYAHETQHEKIIRGLALGIALTVYGREEEADTLIEQMTRDQDPILRYGGMYALALAYRGTANNKAIRQLLHFAVSDVSDDVRRTAVLALGFVMYSEPEQMPRIVSLLSESYNPHVRYGAALAVGISCAGTGLSEAISLLEPLTSDVVDFVRQGALIAMAMVMVQISEASDSRVGTFRRQLEKIILDKHEDTMSKMGAILASGILDAGGRNVTIKLLSKSKHDKITAVVGLAVFSQFWYWYPLIYFVSLAFSPTAFIGLNYDLKVPKFDFVSHAKPSLFEYPKPTTVATTSSAVKLPTAVLSTSARAKARASKKEAEKANAEKASGAESSSATTSSDKGKSSSKGGDSMQVDTPAEKKNEPEPSFEILTNPARVVPAQEKYIKFLEESRYLPIKSSPSGFVLLKDLRPDEPEVLALTDTPSSTASTTGRSAGQQGSASAAAADEEPQPPQPFDYIA, encoded by the exons ATGGCGACTACGGTGAGCTCCGCCGGTGGTATATTAGCTATGTTGAATGAAAATCACCCTCAGTTGAAACTCCACGCGCTGTCGAATCTCAATGCATTTGTTGATTACTTTTGGCCTGAGATTTCCACATCGGTTGCGCTCAT AGAAAGCTTGTACGAGGACGAAGAGTTTGACCAAAGACAACTTGCAGCATTAGTTGCTTCGAAG GTTTTCTATCATTTGGGAGAACATAATGACTCATTATCCTATGCCCTTGGAGCTGGCACTCTTTTTGATGTTAATGAGGACTCTGACTATGTTCATACCGTTCTTG CTAAAGCACTAGATGAATATGCAAGTCATAGGAATAGGGCAGCTGAGTCAAATGATGAAGCTGCAAACGTTGATCCTAGGTTGGAGGCTATCGTTGAGAGAATGCTTGAGAA GTGTATAGTGGATCGAAAGTGTCAACAAGCGATTGGCATGGCCATTGAATGCAGAAGGCTGGATAAGGTTGCCGAAGCAATTGTAAGGAGTGATAATGTTGATGCAACTCTAGCATATTGCAGTAATGTCTCCCATAACTTTGTCAGTCGCAGAGTATATCGAAGTGAG GTCCTTCGTCTTCTTGTTGAAGTGTATGAGGGGACACCATCTCCGAACTATTTGAGCATGTGTCAGTGGCTTATGTTTTTGGATAAACCAGAGGATGTAGCGAGAATATTAGAGAAGCTTCTACGTTCAGAAAATAAGGATGATGCACTACTGGCATTTCAAATAGCTTTTGACCTAGTAGAGAATGAGCACCAAGCTTTTCTTTTGAATGTGAGAGATCGACTTTCCAGTCCAGATCTACAACCTTCAGAACTTGCTGAGCCTAATACTGCACAGACTGGAGATACTGCTGCTGCAGAGGATGTTCCAATGGCGGAGGAAAATCAGCCTTTGATTGAAAGAAGAGTAGATCCAAAAGAAGCAATGTATGCAGAGAGGCTGGGAAAAATCAAAGGGATTTTGTCTGGTGAAACTTCAATAAAGTTGACCTTGCAATTCTTGTACAGCCATAACAA GTCAGATCTCCTAATTCTCAAGACAATAAAGCAGTCTGTTGAGATGAGAAACAGTGTGTGTCACAGTGCAACAATATATGCAAATGCAATTATGCATGCTGGAACAACTGTAGATACATTCCTTAGGGAGAACCTA GACTGGCTAAGCCGAGCAACAAATTGGGCCAAATTTAGTGCGACAGCTGGATTAGGTGTTATTCACTGTGGCCACTTGCAGCAAGGGAGATCACTTATGGCCCCTTATTTGCCGCAGGGTGGAGCCGGTGGAGGTGGTAGTCCATATTCGGAAGGTGGTGCATTGTATGCTCTCGGATTAATTCATGCAAATCATGGGGAGGGCATCAAGCAATTTCTTCGTGATAGTCTACGAAGTACCAATGTAGAG GTTATTCAGCATGGTGCTTGCTTAGGGCTTGGCTTGGCAGCTTTAGGAACTGCTGATGAAGACATTTATGACGACATTAAGACTGTCCTGTATACTGACAGTGCCGTTGCTGGAGAAGCTGCCGGTATCGGTATGGGTTTATTAATGGTTGGAACTGGAAGTGAGAAGGCAGGTGAGATGCTTGCTTATGCTCATGAGACGCAACACGAGAAAATAATCAG GGGTTTGGCATTAGGGATAGCCCTCACTGTGtatggaagagaagaagaagccgATACACTGATCGAGCAGATGACCAGGGATCAAGATCCTATATTGCGTTATGGTGGCATGTATGCTCTGGCGTTAGCTTACAGAGGAACAGCAAATAATAAGGCTATCCGTCAGTTGCTGCATTTTGCTGTATCAGATGTGAGTGATGACGTCAGGCGGACTGCTGTCTTGGCGCTTGGATTTGTTATGTATTCTGAACCAGAGCAG ATGCCTCGCATTGTGTCATTGTTATCTGAGTCCTACAACCCACACGTGCGCTATGGTGCGGCTTTGGCAGTTGGTATTTCATGTGCTGGTACTGGTCTGAGTGAGGCAATATCGTTGTTGGAGCCTTTGACATcagatgtggttgattttgtacGTCAAGGTGCTCTCATAGCTATGGCCATGGTGATGGTTCAAATAAGTGAAGCTAGTGATTCCCGTGTTGGTACATTTAG GCGGCAGTTAGAGAAAATTATCCTTGATAAGCATGAGGATACCATGAGTAAGATGGGTGCAATCTTGGCCTCTGGAATTCTTGATGCCGGTGGAAGGAATGTGACAATAAAGCTACTTTCAAAGTCGAAACATGATAAAATTACTGCAGTTGTCGGGTTAGCTGTATTTAGTCAGTTTTGGTATTGGTATCCCCTCATATATTTCGTTAGCTTGGCATTCTCACCCACAGCTTTCATTGGGCTAAACTATGACCTGAAAGTGCCAAAATTTGATTTTGTATCGCATGCTAAGCCGTCGCTATTTGAGTATCCTAAGCCTACTACTGTAGCCACGACTAGTTCTGCTGTCAAACTTCCTACAGCTGTTTTATCGACATCAGCTAGGGCCAAGGCCAGGGCTAGCAAGAAAGAGGCAGAGAAAGCTAATGCAGAGAAGGCATCTGGTGCAGAGTCATCTTCTGCTACCACTAGTTCAGACAAGGGCAAGTCCTCCAGTAAGGGTGGAGACTCTATGCAG GTGGATACTCCTGCAGAGAAGAAGAATGAACCTGAGCCATCATTTGAGATTTTGACCAACCCTGCTAGGGTGGTTCCTGCTCAGGAGAAGTACATAAAATTTTTGGAAGAAAGCAGATATTTGCCAATCAAATCATCACCTTCTGGCTTTGTGCTTCTGAAAGATCTACGTCCTGATGAACCCGAAGTCTTGGCTCTTACTGATACACCATCATCAACTGCATCCACTACTGGCAGATCAGCTGGACAACAGGGGTCAGCCTCAGCAGCGGCTGCTGACGAGGAGCCTCAGCCACCACAGCCATTTGATTATATCGCGTGA